The nucleotide window GTGCTGAGGGTGATCGCCCGTTCGAGGTCGTTGATTTCGAGGTAAGACTCGCGCTGGAACGAGGGGAAGATCAAACGAAATAGCGTCCGGTTGATTCCGCTGAATAGGGGCATCACGGGGTCGAGAACGCGGACTGCCGTGGCGAGAGGAACGCTCAGAAGCTTGGAGATTCCCACGGCGTGCTGCACCCCAAACGTCTTGGGGAGCATTTCACTGCAAACGATCAAGCCGAGGAGCGAGGCAATCGCAACGGCGGCTCCTTCAGCGGTGCGACTTTGTTTGTCGAGTTGGATCCCCACCACCGACGCAAGCGCGAAGTAGACGATGTTGATGATCAGGTTCCAAAACAGAATGGCCGTCAACAGTCGGTCGGGCTTGGCGAGCAAATCAATCGCCAATCGCCCTGCCCCGCCACTCTTGCCGAGACGGCGACGGTCGTCGGCTTGTAAGGAGAAGAGCGCGGCTTCGCTACAGGAAAAGAACGCGGAACTTGCCGCCAAGAGCGCCATGGCAAGAAAGAACGGAGCAAAGTCGCTCAGCACGGCCACGGGGTTCAAGCCTTTGTTGGAGTTTGGCGGTTAGTTTTGGCCACGGATTTCACGGATGATTTTCACATTTTCGTTTCATCAATCGTAACCCGAAGCGTAAGCGAGGGAGAACGCCGGTTGAGGCTCTCCCTCGCTTACGCTTCGGGTTATGATTTCGACCACATCCGTGTCATCCGTGAAATCCGTGGCCCAATATAAACGTTGCTAGATTGATTGCTACAAGTCCTGTGAGGTAGTCCGTCCCGTGGCGACGTCGAATTCGTGGATCGCGGGGATGAGCATTGCCGCGGTTGCGAAGCCATAAGTTGTGAGGGTTACCAACATGGCGGCGCCGAAGTTCGCTTGCAGGAAGCTGGTCATCACAAAGAAGGTCGCGAAGGGTGCCGTGAGGCACGCGATGGCTAGGGCCTTCGATTCGTTGCGATAGGCCAGCGTCGAGTAGAGTCCCACCGCCCCGCCGAACATGAAAGCCATGAAGGCGACGAACTGCGAGCCGAACGATGTTTGGAACGCGAGCATCATCCGCATGCAGACGGCAATGCCCATGAGTAAGAAGAGCACCGTGCCAAGGCTCGCTCCAACGGCGGTGCGTGAGTTCGGATAGCTCATCCCCAGATGCACGCCGAGCATGGCTGTAAACATCGTCAGGGTCGCGAGTCCTGCCATGAGGAATAGCAGATTCTCCGTGCCCAGCCGGCCTGTGTACCAGAGGACGAAACACAACAGCGCGGGAAGTAGGATCATTTCCTTCGCGTTGAAGAAGATACCAACCAGTTTTCCGAAGATGATTTCTTTCGGCGAAAGATCGGTGACGAGCAACAAGTCGAGCGCTTTCAAATCGCGCTCGTTGGTGATCGAAGTGACGGCCAGCGCGTTCACCAGTAGCAAGCCAAGCACCATCAGAGGGGCGAGTGGGCGGGCTTCAATCGGGAAATTGCCGCTGGTGCGTCCGTCCTCGCCAAGAATTGTCCACAGCCCTGCCGCGCACAGTGCGAAGACAATCAAGTAGGCGACGCGCACAAGGATGATCTTCTTGCCGTAGGCCCAGGTGCAGATTTCCCGCCAGAGGATCGGGTTATCCCAGACTTCGCGTGTTTTGTTCGAGTAGGCATGGACATCGACGCCCTCAGCCACTTCGGTCCGTTCTTCAGTAGTGCGTGGACGAGCTTCTTGCGAAGGGTTCCAAACACGCACTCTAGCGATGGCGATGAGGTTGAGAGTCAGGGCGAGTGCCGTTCCGAATAGCAAAAACAGATTCACGCCATCGGTGAGAAACGTCTCTGACAGACTCTCCCCGAGAAGTGGTTCTTGGATCGGTTGCACTGCCGCCAAGACGGCGCGCATAGGACTGAAGCCGGCTGCCAGTTGCTCTGCTGCTATGCCTCGCAAACTGGTTCCGAAAACACCACTGGCGATTGCTTCGCCCAACAGTAGCCACAGGCCAAGTACGAGCGCCGTCATCGCTAGTGTTTGAAATGTTTTCTCTCGCCACAGAGCAAGCATCGAACCGAGGCTGCCTCCGGCGACGGCTGCCACGAAGGTCACGGCAACGACTCGCACGACTTGGGTCATGCTCACACCGCCCAGGAGGGTAAGCAACATCAGTAGGGGCAAGCTGGAAAGCACGAGCATGAGAACGCCCAGCATGCTGGCCAACAAACGGCCAAGGACCAGCTCGGAGTTGGTCATGCTGGTCATCAACAGCAAGTCGAGCGTGCGGCGGTCTTTTTCTTGGGCGACCGCGGCGGCGGTTAGTAGCGCCGAAAAGGCAAGCGAAAGCGACAATTGCACCGGGGCGATCAGCGAGAAGACCGTGGCACCGAAGCGGGAAAGGTCCCCAAGTCCGCGGACCGGTTGCGAGCCGGAGAGGATCAGCCAGGCCGTGATCGCCAGACTGAATAACGCGGCGACATAGAGAGCCCGCAGCCCGTAGAGCCGCCAATTGCGGGGGGTCGTCGCGACTTCACGAGCGAAAGTGGGTCCGACGAGCAACGCGATTGAACTCCAGGGGAAGGTGAATCGGGCCCATCTAAGAGCATGACCCGAAGAGAACTTCACTATAAACTGACGGTCCGAGAGCGTCGACTGGGCACCAACTAACTTTCATGATCGTCACAGACCAACCTCAAGGGCGTCTGACAGTAGTCTTCTTTTTCCTGCTAGAGAACCAGGTAAGTGTACTCTGCTCGAAAAGTCGGATAGGATGAAGTCCTGTGGCTCGCGGCTTTTTGAACAATGCACCGCGAAGGTCCGTACGAGACCATTAGGTGCTGAGAGGCCGAGTTCACTTCCTAGTCTTCACCAAAGCACGTTCGTTTCACACGGTTGCCCGTAGGCGGCCTGTTGAACAACGCGAACATCCCCGAGGTTATCGATGCTCCAAGAGATCATGCTCGTCCCATCACGTACGGTTCGAAAGCTTTTCGGATCACTCATTCTCTGCCTGTTGGCTGCTTACTCAAGTACGACGGCCCAGGCCCAATTGACAACCGAGAATCTGATCGGTGATGCCGTTTCGCTTTCGAATCGTTCCTATCCGGAAGTCGAAGACGCGATCCAGCGCTTTCGCAATAAAGATGTCGAAGCGGCTCAGGCATTTCTTGAGCGAGCCAAAGAAAAGTATCCCAAGCTGCCGCCAACCAATGTGACCATGGCCAAGATGTTTATCGTTGGTCGCAATGGGAAAGCCGCACGGCTTCTGTTGGAGAAGGCAACCGTCGAAAGCCCGAATGATCCCGAAGCGTATTTGTTGTTAGCGGACGATGCGTTTACTTCGGGGAGAACCACCGAAGCGGCCGTGTTGTTTGAAAAAGCTGGTGAGTTAAACGAAGCGTTTGATGAAAACGCGAAGCGCAAAGGGAAATTTGAAGTCCGGGTGATTGCTGGTAAGGCGGGGGTCGCTGAACGTCGACAGCAATGGGAGACGGCCGAAAAACTTCTTCGACAATGGATCGAGATGGACCCCGACAGTGCTCCTGGTCATCAACGTCTGGGAGTCACACTCTACCGTCTGGATAAGTTCGATGAGGCACGCTCTGAATTCAAAGAAGCACGCGAGTTGCGAGACGATTTTAACCACCCCGAGATCGTCATGGGCCGTCTGTTCGCTCGCGACGACAAGGACAAGGAAGCAAAACAAGCCTACGAAAAGGCCTACGCGGCTGATGGTGACAATGAAGACACCGGGCGTGCCTACGCTGAGTACCTTCTCAAGGAAAACAACCTCGATGAAGCGACCAAGGTTTCCGCCAAGCTCGTCAAGCAAAACCCTGAATCGATTCCAGCTCTTCTGCTGGATAGTGTGATTGCGAAGTTGAAAGGGAGTAGCGACCTGGCGAAGAAGAACCTGACGAAGATTCTCGACATCGATCCGTCGAACGCTGACGCCACGAATCTACTGGCGATTATTCTTGTTGATAGCGAGAAACAGTCCGACAAGGACAAAGCACTGAGCTACGCCCAAGTGAATGCCCAGCGATTCGCCAAGAGCCCCCAAGCACGCGTGACGTATTCCTGGGTGCTTCATAAACTAGGCAAAAGCCGCGAAGCACAAGCGTCGCTCAAGGACATTTCTGGAAGCAACCTCACGTCCGATTCAGGCTACTTGGTTTCGCAAATGATCGCCGACTTAGGCCAGAAGGAACAAGCTCGCAAGATGCTTGCGCAAGTGCTGAAGCGTTCCGAAACGATGCTGTTGTTCGAGGCGAAAGCGCGCGATCTGCTGGCGAAGCTTGAGGCTGAGGAGAAGTAGCGTCTCTTTGCGTTTGACCCGAGAGCTGACGCTTCTCGGCTCTTGGGGACGTGACGCTTCTTGGCTCGATTACGTGAGCGCATAAAAAGGTCGTAGCAAGTCGATCCGTCGTCTTGCTACGACCTTTATCCTGAAGCGAAACACAACTTTTGTGTTTCGCCCTCCCGTTTGCTTTGTACTAGGAGTATCGGGCGGAAGGTGTGCATCGCTCCAGTCGGTTTTTAGGATAAAAAGCTTTCAGCTCTCAGCCGTCAGCTATCAGCCTATGGTCCAGTCATTATCAGGGCGACTAATCGGATTAAGAAAAGCATGCGGGGATGGCTCTGCTAAGCAGGAATGCCCCTCAATTGCTGATAGCTGACGGCTGAAAGCTGATGGCTATAAAAACGAAGCAGGCAGGTGTCACGGGGGACACCTGCCTGCTTCCACATTCGGCCCCATGGCTCGAGAAACACCTCACTCCCCAGTAAGCGTTCTCGGCACGAAGCCCTTGGATTGTTGGTTTGGTTTTCTTGATTGGCTAAACTTTGACGATGGGGCAGTGCCCGCGGGCTGACGCCCGATGTATCGGGACGGCTCTTTTCGATTGGCAGCTCAGAACGTGTTTGGATTGTCTTTCGAAATCTTGTCGAGCTGTTGTTGCTGTTGCTGTCGCCACTCGCTGAAAGACGGTACCAGACTTTGCCCTGTTGTGCCGCGAGGGACTACTGGAACAGGAAGCTGTAGATTCTCTTGGCGTGGTTGTGGTCTTGGAGGGGCTAGTTGGTCGCCCTCAAGGACGGATCCCGTTCCGATACTGCCAAGCGAAGCGAGTTCGATAGGCTCGACATTCGGCAGGTAGTGGCGGGACTTATGGGCGGGCACGGAGCAATGTGTTTCAGCGATGAAATCGGGGGCAGCTTGGTGGGCTAGTCCCTTGGTGCAGCCACCGAGACTGCCCAAGCAGCAGAAGCCCCCTGTGCAGGATCCATCTTTGCAGGAGCCGTGCTTGCGTGCGTGCCAGCGGTGGCAAGGTGGCATGCAGCAATCGGCGTAGGAGTTCCGCCAGGGGCCGTGATAACAGGCCAACGGCGTGCAGCCGCAGTGGGACTTGTACACGTGGTCTCGCCAGCGGTAGCGGCACGCACCGTAAGTGGTGCAGTAGGCCTTTCCACAGGCACTCTTGTAGATGGGGTGGGCAAAACGGCAAGCGGGCGAAGTCGTGTGGCCGTGTTTGCAGGCACTGAACAGCCCGTAGCGGGCCGAATCGCAATAGCGAGGTACGAAGAAATCCTGGTTCTGGTTCCAAACACAACCGCCGTCGGCTGTCGGGACGGTTGCCCCGAAAGTCTGACGAAACAGTCGTGCCTGCGCCTGAGCGGCGAGCAGCGTGAGAATCGTCAACGCCAGAAGGACGCGGGCAAAGTGGCTGAATTTCATTCGATTGAACTCGCTACATTGGGGAGTGGCGTGAAACCCAAAAGGGGCATCACAGGCGGGTAGCGTAGCTGGTACGCTAGGGGTCGGAGGAAGCGACCGCGAGGTGCTTGCTCCAACCCTGAAAGATTGGTCACGCCGGGGTGTTGAGCAAATGCCACACGCACGGTTTTCCCAGCGGGTTGCCTTTAGCTAGCCGTTACGACCGGACGGCATGAAGTCCCCAGGAGTCTAGCGAAGCAATCGAGTGATGAATGTGACGGTGGTGTCGAATATGCTGCTCTTGGGAGCACCAGCGCTTAATGAGATCGATCCCTTTCGGCTTTGCGCCGCTGGGATGGCCGGGGCGTTCATCCTGATAGGTCTCAGGCAGGTCTGGGAGACCACTCTGCGTGCACCGTTGCTCTGGAGCTTGCTGGCATGTTTTCTGTTAGCGTATGCTGAAGGGAACCTAACGACTTCAGGCGAGGAAACGCTGCAGCGAATCCCTACATACCGCTATTTCTACTACGTCTCGATCTTTTGCCCATTGATGGCTGTGCTGGGGGCGAAGCGCCCACAGAATCGCGGCTGGCAATGGATTGTACTATCGCTCTGGGTCACTTTGACCATCCCAGCTATTCAGTCGCTGCTGGACGATCCAACGGCACGGCTTGTACTTCCGGGAATGTGGAAAGGTTTCTTGTGGCTCTTGATAATGATGGGGCTTCTAAACTACTTGCCAACTCGCCATTGGCTGGCAGCGTTACCGTTTGCAATCGGGCAGGTATTCCTCTTTTGGGAGTACATATTCCCAGTGCGTCCTTCTTCCTTGGAGCTTTTGGGTGGTGAGAAACTGATTTCCTGGGGTTACTATCTGATGGCCGGCGCAGTTGGAATCGTGTGGTTGCAAAGCTTGACAAAGCGATCAGTAAACCTTGAGAAAGGTCAGCACGTCGAGCGACTTGTTCCGCAACTCGGACGCTGGCTGCGCTTCCGCGATGGTTGGGGAGCCTTCTGGACGGCGCGTTTAATGGCTCGTGTCAACCAAACGGCTGAATTACAGAAGTGGCCGATTCGCTTGTGGCCTTCGGGCTTCAAAGCGGTGGATGAGAGCGCAGACGTGGAAATCACTGAGGAGCTGGCGGCGTCGGTGGAGAAGACGCTCGACGCACTGTTGTGGCGGTTTGAGCGGGTGGACGAGCGTGACGGCTAAGCGGCGAGCCGCGGCTTGCCGCTTAGCCGCTGCGTCATTGACTAATTTTACGCAGCCTTTGGAAAGTTCAGTGGGAAGAGCCCGAAGATCTCGTCGCGTGACAAACCGTGCCGCCCTGCACGGCTTGGTGTTGAATCGTGCTCGTCGTTCAAAACTTGGGCGCTGAAGACTTGGGCGAACAGCTCCCGCTTTTCCTCAAGCACGGCATCAATGCGTTCTTCGATGGTGCCGGTCGCTAGGAACCTTGTTACCGTGACTGGGCCTGCGGCGCCAATGCGGTGGGCTCGGTTGATCGCTTGATCTTCCACGGCAGGGTTCCACCAACGGTCAAAGAGAAAAACATACTGCGAGAATTGCAGATTCAGGCCGACGCTGCCAGCGCCGTAGCTCATCAGCAGAACGCTACAGTCGGCATCATCGCGAAAGCGTTCGATAACCGCGTCACGCTTCTGGCTGGGAACCTTTCCGTGATATTCCAGTGGGCCAAACCGTTGAAGTTTCTCGGAGAGTTTCTCGATCGTCTTCACCCATTGGCTAAAGACGATCGCCTTGCGTCCGCTGGCGGCGCACTCTTCGAGATCGGCTTCGAGGCGATCAAGTTTTGTGCTAGCGCCGGATACAGGATCGAAGTTGCAGATTTGTTTGAGACGCAGGACCAACTCGAACACGTGCTGAATGG belongs to Lacipirellulaceae bacterium and includes:
- a CDS encoding tetratricopeptide repeat protein; amino-acid sequence: MLQEIMLVPSRTVRKLFGSLILCLLAAYSSTTAQAQLTTENLIGDAVSLSNRSYPEVEDAIQRFRNKDVEAAQAFLERAKEKYPKLPPTNVTMAKMFIVGRNGKAARLLLEKATVESPNDPEAYLLLADDAFTSGRTTEAAVLFEKAGELNEAFDENAKRKGKFEVRVIAGKAGVAERRQQWETAEKLLRQWIEMDPDSAPGHQRLGVTLYRLDKFDEARSEFKEARELRDDFNHPEIVMGRLFARDDKDKEAKQAYEKAYAADGDNEDTGRAYAEYLLKENNLDEATKVSAKLVKQNPESIPALLLDSVIAKLKGSSDLAKKNLTKILDIDPSNADATNLLAIILVDSEKQSDKDKALSYAQVNAQRFAKSPQARVTYSWVLHKLGKSREAQASLKDISGSNLTSDSGYLVSQMIADLGQKEQARKMLAQVLKRSETMLLFEAKARDLLAKLEAEEK